In Anthocerotibacter panamensis C109, the sequence AAGGGCGACCAGAACGAAGATTCCTGGCGCACAATCACCGTCTGGGGTTGACCTGTCTCAGGGTTGACCCGCTCCTCCGTCACATGGTGGGTATAGGCAATTTGGAAATCCGGGGAAAGATAGAGTGCAGGCATCCCTCCTTTTACTTCCAAGTAGCTCTTTTTGCCTTCTTTGATGGCTTCATCCGTCAGGCGGGCGAGTTGTACTTGGTTGGACTCAAAGACTGGACGTGAGCCTGCGGGTGCATTCAGTAAAAAGATGCGGTAGGCTCCCTCGGCGTCTTCATAATTTACGCTCTGGACATCGTAGCTGCCATCGGGGAGCGAAGCCTGGGCTCTGGCCTCCTGACGTGGCACTGCGGATTGATTGGGGTCCGCCGCTGGAGTACAACCGGTCAGGGCTAGAGCAGCGATGAGGGTGAGACGGGGTACGTATTTGATGGCGTTCATGGTGGCGTCCTCTAGAGAGCGACAAGTTCGGGATAGTTGACCAGGAGTTGGTCGGTGTCGAGGTCATCCCCAAAATGGGCTGGGGCGTAGTGTAGGTGGGCCAGTTGCAATTGGTCTTTGTTGTGCAGGACAACGAGGGCGGCCAGGGCACGGCGGACCGCATCGACCGAAGTCAGCGCGGTTTCAAGCTCGGCTAGCTCTCCTTGATAGGCCACCGTCAGCATCACCACGATATTTTGTGGAGACCGGGCACGGGTGGGAACCGCGACCGGAGCTTCTTGTAACCCTTCCCCAGAGCTGAGGTAACGCTGGGAGTTTTGGGCAAAACACTCGGCTCCGTAATCTCCTGCCTCAACTTCTTTGGTGAAGACCTCACCCCAGTTGGCGGAGTGCGTCCAGGCTGACTCGTAGTCCAGCAGTCCTCCGGCGACTTTGGCAATTTCGGCGCTCGCCACCTCAAAATCGCCATCGGAAGCGATAATTTCACGGGTAGAACGATTGAGGGCACCCAGTAGAGGAGCAGCGGTCAGACCATTGAGGCCGACCATGATGGTGGTAACTACGTAACGCTTGCTTTTGATCCAATGGAACACGGACGGAAACTCCTTAGGGTAACGCCTGTGTACCTCCCCATTTTAGCACGGATTTTTCGTGTAAAATAGCACTAGTTTTAGTTTCCAAGGGTCTATTTCAAGGCTCTGTTCCGGGACCAGCACATCAGGCGATCGAGGAGCTTGCGGGGTCGCAGTTGCGCTGTAGGATTTCAATCTCCTCCAGACGTGGCCCGTTTGCAGCCAGAATCGTAAATTCAAGTTCCCCTTCGTGGATATACTTTTCGCCAGACTCGGGGATCTTTTGCATGTGGTAGATTACGAAGCCTGCCAGCGTCTGATAGTCCTCCGAGAGCGGCAATGTCAGCCCCAAGGCTGCATTGACCTCTTCCACATCCGCCTGAGCCTGGACGCTGGCCCGGTTTTCATCGCGGTGGAGGACAATAGACATCGTCTCCTCGGGCTCGTCGGTGATGTTGCCGACGATCTCCTCGACCAGATCTTCCAACGTGACCAGACCTGCTGTCCCACCAAACTCATCTGCCACAATGACAATGCCCTGACGTTCTTTTTGCATTTGAGGCAGGAGTTCACCGATGGGCTTGTCCTCAGGGACGCATTTGATAGTTCGTAAAATTCCCCTGATGCCATCTTGGAAGCTGACGTGTTCTCGGGAGAGCGCCTTCACCACATCCTTGATATGGACTAAGCCAACGATGTTGTCCAGAGAGCCACTATAGATGGGATAGCGAGAATGACCGGAACGGGCGACTTCTGTCAAGACATCTTGGACTGTGGCCTCAAAGCTAAGCGCATCCATGCGTGTGCGCGGGATCATCACTTCACTGGCGACTACATCTTTAAATTCAATGACATTAGTCAGCAGTTCGCGCTCCACTTCGCGTAAGGTGCCGGATTTAGAAGAAGCGGTAA encodes:
- a CDS encoding DUF1517 domain-containing protein; translated protein: MFHWIKSKRYVVTTIMVGLNGLTAAPLLGALNRSTREIIASDGDFEVASAEIAKVAGGLLDYESAWTHSANWGEVFTKEVEAGDYGAECFAQNSQRYLSSGEGLQEAPVAVPTRARSPQNIVVMLTVAYQGELAELETALTSVDAVRRALAALVVLHNKDQLQLAHLHYAPAHFGDDLDTDQLLVNYPELVAL
- a CDS encoding hemolysin family protein, with the translated sequence MATVEIPLTWPEITTRLLIIALLVLLNACFVAVEFALVAARPTRIDQLVEHQNRAARAVQRSQRDLDTYLSATQLGITLASLGLGWIGESTLVALFDPLLQALGVLLPAMSLLGAGVVHLVAIVVSFTLVSFLHIVLGELAPKSLAIQYPERVALALAGPNELFARVFAPFLWVLNHSARFILSSLGIVRAEGGHGTAMGPEELQLLITASSKSGTLREVERELLTNVIEFKDVVASEVMIPRTRMDALSFEATVQDVLTEVARSGHSRYPIYSGSLDNIVGLVHIKDVVKALSREHVSFQDGIRGILRTIKCVPEDKPIGELLPQMQKERQGIVIVADEFGGTAGLVTLEDLVEEIVGNITDEPEETMSIVLHRDENRASVQAQADVEEVNAALGLTLPLSEDYQTLAGFVIYHMQKIPESGEKYIHEGELEFTILAANGPRLEEIEILQRNCDPASSSIA